One Gammaproteobacteria bacterium DNA segment encodes these proteins:
- a CDS encoding non-heme iron oxygenase ferredoxin subunit: MTDWIQVAPVDDFPPGSRRALDVDDVEVLVFNIGGEYLAIEDVCTHDYSSLDDGELDGEEIVCPRHGARFSVRSGEALCAPAYEPVATFPTMVKDDMVWVRDDRWD, encoded by the coding sequence ATGACCGACTGGATCCAAGTAGCCCCCGTAGACGATTTCCCCCCCGGCAGCCGCCGTGCCCTGGACGTGGACGATGTGGAGGTGCTGGTATTCAATATCGGCGGCGAGTACCTCGCCATCGAGGACGTCTGTACCCATGACTACTCCTCTCTGGATGATGGCGAGCTGGACGGCGAGGAGATCGTCTGTCCGCGTCACGGCGCGCGGTTCAGCGTGCGCAGCGGCGAGGCGCTGTGCGCCCCTGCCTACGAGCCCGTGGCCACCTTTCCCACCATGGTGAAAGACGACATGGTGTGGGTAAGGGACGATCGCTGGGACTGA
- a CDS encoding HAD-IIB family hydrolase: MTILATDLDRTLLPNGRWPADAGAIDLFNDLTRSHDVRVVYVTGRNLALAEAAIAEYGIRHPHILIGDVGTSIRHFDGDGWHPDAGWEDHVRRTSPAWDAGRVREAAAAIEGLVEQEREHCGPFKQSYYVDHERREEVLARVDAVIEGRFDEVVIYSFDSQSGKGLLDFLPRSATKQTALEYVARQHGEAKEDVVFCGDSGNDVFPLTAGFAGVLVRNADEQLVAEVRAAAAANPDLRVYFARGGFKGLSGYYTSGVIEGAYHYGVFVDP; encoded by the coding sequence ATGACAATCCTCGCCACCGATCTGGACCGTACCCTGCTGCCCAACGGCCGCTGGCCCGCCGATGCCGGCGCCATCGATCTGTTCAACGATCTCACCCGCAGTCATGACGTGCGGGTGGTCTACGTCACGGGCCGCAACCTGGCCCTGGCCGAGGCGGCCATCGCCGAGTATGGCATCCGCCATCCCCATATCCTCATCGGCGACGTGGGCACCTCCATACGGCATTTCGATGGGGATGGCTGGCATCCCGATGCGGGCTGGGAGGACCACGTGCGGCGTACCAGCCCGGCGTGGGATGCCGGGCGGGTGCGCGAGGCCGCCGCCGCCATAGAGGGGCTGGTGGAGCAGGAGCGGGAGCATTGCGGGCCCTTCAAGCAGAGCTACTACGTCGACCATGAGCGCCGGGAGGAGGTGCTGGCGCGGGTGGACGCCGTCATCGAGGGCCGTTTCGACGAGGTGGTGATCTACAGCTTCGATTCCCAGAGCGGCAAAGGGCTGCTGGACTTCCTGCCCCGCAGTGCCACCAAGCAGACCGCCCTGGAATACGTGGCTCGCCAGCACGGCGAGGCCAAGGAGGACGTGGTGTTCTGCGGCGACAGCGGCAACGATGTATTCCCCCTCACCGCCGGTTTCGCCGGGGTGCTGGTGCGCAACGCCGACGAGCAGCTGGTGGCCGAGGTGCGCGCCGCCGCCGCCGCCAACCCCGACCTCAGGGTCTACTTCGCCAGGGGCGGCTTCAAGGGCCTCAGCGGCTACTACACCAGCGGCGTCATCGAGGGCGCGTATCATTATGGGGTGTTCGTGGACCCGTAG
- a CDS encoding SUF system Fe-S cluster assembly protein, producing the protein MSNESLQTAVIETLKTIYDPEIPVNIYDLGLIYRCEVDDEGKVELDMTLTAPGCPVAQSFPGIVENRVRDVEGVTDAHVELVWDPPWTRDRMTEVAQVELGMF; encoded by the coding sequence ATGTCCAACGAATCCTTGCAAACCGCCGTCATCGAGACCCTCAAGACCATCTATGACCCGGAGATCCCGGTGAACATCTACGACCTCGGACTCATCTACCGCTGCGAGGTGGATGACGAGGGCAAGGTGGAACTCGACATGACCCTGACCGCCCCCGGCTGCCCCGTGGCCCAGAGCTTTCCCGGCATCGTGGAAAACCGCGTCCGCGACGTGGAGGGCGTCACCGATGCCCACGTCGAACTGGTATGGGATCCTCCCTGGACCCGCGACCGCATGACCGAGGTGGCCCAGGTGGAGTTGGGGATGTTCTAG
- a CDS encoding PqiC family protein: MVMVLALALVLGGCMGSQAPPVRYYVLDAVAAPDGPAAPASELTVKLLELRLPQYLERPQIVTRSAPQRLELAEYHQWGGNLRKNLVSVMVQNLSRELGTSRVSGPPHRAGLDADLLVELEITRFERGPDRRVALAAWWRVLDGAGRTTLETRVSELESAPLVPGADYNTTVAAMAVMFARLGRDMAAAIRRHASPAGGRPAGA; the protein is encoded by the coding sequence ATGGTTATGGTCCTGGCCTTGGCCCTGGTCCTCGGCGGCTGCATGGGCTCCCAGGCCCCGCCGGTGCGCTACTACGTGTTGGACGCGGTGGCCGCACCGGACGGCCCGGCGGCGCCGGCTTCGGAACTCACGGTGAAGCTGCTGGAGCTGCGGCTGCCCCAGTACCTGGAGCGTCCCCAGATCGTCACCCGCAGCGCGCCCCAGCGCCTCGAGTTGGCGGAGTATCACCAGTGGGGGGGCAATCTGCGCAAGAACCTGGTGAGCGTGATGGTGCAGAACCTGTCCCGCGAGCTGGGCACGAGCCGGGTATCGGGTCCTCCCCACCGGGCGGGCCTCGACGCCGATCTGCTGGTGGAACTGGAGATCACCCGTTTCGAGCGCGGTCCCGACCGGCGCGTGGCCCTGGCGGCCTGGTGGCGGGTGCTGGACGGGGCGGGCCGCACCACCCTGGAGACGCGGGTGAGCGAACTCGAGAGCGCACCCCTGGTCCCCGGCGCGGACTACAACACCACGGTGGCGGCCATGGCCGTGATGTTCGCCCGTCTCGGCCGTGACATGGCGGCGGCCATCCGCCGCCACGCCTCCCCCGCCGGCGGCCGGCCGG
- a CDS encoding paraquat-inducible protein A, with protein MSSSTTKTTEGVIACPECDYLHRVEELPAGAKALCVRCAAVLYRHIPRSLERATALYAAALLLFLLANAFPIIALDVGGRVEQTHLISAAGAFLRHDMAELGVLVFLTSVLFPLVTIAGTLYVLLAVQAGWRAPGRAVAYRLVRAVAPWSLVGVFMLGLLVAVVKLLDLATVVPGVSLYAYAGLLVVVAAASANLDEGVIWPRLHHPGIPLPSLGSARQHGLVGCHVCALVSPADVGASCPRCASPLHARKHDAIVRTWALVVSAALLFIPANLYPVMTVTRLGRGEPNTILSGVVELIANGMWPLALLVFFASIVVPVAKLGVLSFLLVSVQRSSPWRPRDRTLLFRVTEVVGAWSMVDVFLVAILAALVRMDALALVVPGIGVTFFAAVVVLTMLAAHSFDPRLIWDHAEPRP; from the coding sequence TTGTCCTCATCCACCACCAAGACCACCGAGGGGGTGATCGCCTGCCCGGAGTGCGATTACCTGCACCGGGTGGAGGAGTTGCCCGCCGGGGCGAAGGCCCTGTGCGTGCGCTGCGCGGCGGTGCTGTACCGCCATATCCCCCGCAGTCTGGAACGCGCGACTGCGTTGTACGCCGCGGCGCTGTTGCTGTTCCTGCTGGCCAATGCCTTTCCCATCATCGCCCTGGATGTGGGCGGCCGGGTGGAGCAGACCCACCTGATCTCGGCCGCCGGGGCCTTCTTGCGCCATGACATGGCCGAGTTGGGGGTGCTGGTCTTCCTTACCAGCGTCCTGTTTCCCCTCGTCACCATCGCCGGGACCCTCTATGTGCTACTGGCGGTGCAGGCCGGCTGGCGGGCGCCGGGGCGGGCCGTCGCCTACCGACTGGTGAGAGCCGTCGCCCCGTGGAGCCTGGTGGGGGTGTTCATGCTCGGGCTGCTGGTGGCGGTGGTGAAACTCCTGGATCTGGCCACGGTGGTCCCCGGGGTGTCCCTTTACGCCTATGCCGGCCTGCTGGTGGTGGTGGCGGCGGCGAGTGCCAATCTCGATGAGGGCGTGATCTGGCCGCGCCTGCATCACCCGGGTATTCCCTTGCCGTCCCTGGGGTCGGCGCGACAGCACGGTCTGGTGGGCTGCCATGTGTGCGCCCTGGTATCGCCGGCGGACGTGGGGGCGTCCTGTCCGCGCTGCGCCAGTCCGCTGCACGCTCGCAAGCACGACGCCATCGTTCGCACCTGGGCCCTGGTGGTGTCGGCGGCGTTGCTGTTCATCCCTGCCAACCTCTATCCCGTCATGACCGTGACCCGCCTGGGGCGCGGCGAGCCCAACACCATCCTGTCGGGGGTGGTGGAACTCATCGCCAACGGCATGTGGCCTCTGGCCCTACTGGTGTTCTTCGCCAGTATCGTGGTGCCGGTCGCCAAGCTCGGTGTGCTGTCCTTCCTGCTCGTGTCCGTGCAGCGGTCCTCGCCGTGGCGGCCCCGGGATCGTACCCTGCTGTTCCGGGTGACCGAGGTGGTGGGGGCGTGGTCCATGGTGGACGTGTTCCTGGTGGCCATCCTGGCGGCCCTGGTGCGTATGGATGCCCTGGCCCTGGTGGTGCCCGGTATCGGGGTCACCTTCTTCGCCGCCGTGGTAGTGCTCACCATGCTGGCGGCCCACAGCTTCGACCCGCGGCTCATCTGGGACCACGCGGAGCCCCGGCCATGA
- a CDS encoding MlaD family protein, translated as MSMPAGTEQPGGMPPPRVKTRSGPSLVWLIPFITALIGGWLIVDTLSEKGPRITIGFKTAEGIEAGKTRIKYKNIEIGVVQSLRFTEDFKSVVVHADMAKEAEPFLRRGTRFWVVKPRLDIRGVSGLGTLISGAYIEIEPGRGAFQTHFDGLESPPVVRAEDEGKRLVLMAERLGSIDIGSPLYYQGILAGEVLGYELSSDQKNVFIHAFVKAPYSDMVRGNTRFWNISGLDVTVDAQGLRVRTESVQSLLFGGIAFATPDTLEPATEEVAGLVFTLHESRARIKEQTYTRKVRFVLFFEGSVRGLAIDAPVEFKGIKVGRVVDVRLEYDQRDTSFRIPVLIEIEPERVIARGGGADQNPQQVLQTLVEQGLRARLQMGNLLTGQLFVELDMRPDLPPRLVSDREDIPELPTIPGRLEQLTGSLRSVLAKLEAVELDKIGAALQGALEGADQLLNSADARQAVGGLNETLAVLRSTLTQLDARAEPIAANMEKALGSGHEALERIEVTMNLFNEVLAQDSPAQYRFNQMTEELAEMARSIRHLVDLLERNPQSILFGKQPPGGQ; from the coding sequence ATGAGCATGCCCGCCGGCACGGAGCAGCCCGGGGGGATGCCGCCGCCGCGGGTGAAGACGCGTTCCGGCCCGTCCCTGGTGTGGCTGATTCCCTTCATCACCGCCCTCATCGGCGGCTGGCTCATCGTCGATACCCTGTCGGAGAAGGGCCCCCGGATCACCATCGGCTTCAAGACCGCGGAAGGCATCGAGGCCGGCAAGACCCGCATCAAGTACAAGAACATCGAGATCGGCGTGGTGCAGTCCCTGCGTTTCACCGAGGACTTCAAGTCGGTGGTGGTGCACGCCGATATGGCGAAGGAGGCGGAGCCTTTCCTGCGCCGTGGCACCCGCTTCTGGGTGGTCAAGCCGCGGCTGGATATCCGTGGGGTCTCGGGACTCGGCACTCTCATTTCGGGGGCCTATATCGAGATCGAACCGGGCCGCGGTGCCTTTCAGACCCACTTCGATGGCCTCGAATCGCCCCCCGTGGTACGCGCCGAGGACGAGGGCAAGAGACTGGTGCTGATGGCCGAACGGCTGGGGTCCATCGATATCGGATCACCCCTCTATTACCAGGGGATCCTGGCCGGCGAGGTGTTGGGCTATGAACTCAGTTCCGATCAGAAGAACGTGTTTATCCACGCCTTCGTCAAGGCCCCCTATTCGGACATGGTGCGTGGCAACACCCGCTTCTGGAATATCAGCGGCCTGGATGTCACGGTGGATGCCCAGGGCCTGAGAGTGCGCACGGAATCGGTGCAGTCCCTGCTGTTCGGTGGCATCGCCTTCGCCACCCCCGACACCCTGGAGCCCGCCACGGAGGAAGTGGCCGGCCTGGTGTTTACTCTCCACGAGAGCCGCGCCCGCATCAAGGAGCAGACCTATACCAGGAAGGTGCGTTTCGTGCTGTTCTTCGAAGGCTCGGTGCGGGGGCTGGCCATCGACGCGCCCGTGGAATTCAAGGGCATCAAGGTGGGGCGAGTGGTGGACGTGCGCCTGGAGTACGACCAGCGGGATACCTCCTTCCGTATCCCCGTACTCATCGAGATCGAACCCGAGCGGGTCATCGCCCGCGGTGGTGGTGCAGACCAGAACCCCCAGCAGGTGCTGCAGACCCTGGTGGAGCAAGGGCTGAGGGCCCGCCTGCAGATGGGGAACCTGTTGACCGGGCAACTCTTCGTGGAGCTGGACATGCGGCCCGACCTGCCTCCGAGGCTGGTGAGCGATCGGGAGGATATCCCGGAACTGCCTACTATCCCGGGCCGCCTGGAGCAGCTCACGGGCTCCCTGCGCAGCGTGTTGGCCAAGCTGGAGGCGGTGGAACTGGACAAGATAGGTGCCGCCCTGCAAGGCGCCCTGGAAGGGGCCGACCAGCTGCTGAATTCCGCCGATGCCCGGCAGGCGGTGGGGGGGCTGAACGAAACCCTGGCGGTACTGCGCAGCACCCTCACCCAGCTGGACGCCCGGGCCGAGCCCATCGCCGCCAACATGGAGAAGGCCCTCGGTTCCGGCCACGAGGCCCTGGAGAGGATCGAAGTCACCATGAACCTGTTCAACGAGGTGCTGGCCCAGGACTCGCCCGCCCAGTACCGCTTCAACCAGATGACGGAAGAGCTGGCGGAGATGGCCCGTTCCATACGCCACCTGGTGGACCTGCTGGAGCGCAACCCCCAGTCCATCCTCTTCGGCAAGCAACCCCCCGGGGGGCAGTGA